One genomic window of Microbacterium sp. BH-3-3-3 includes the following:
- a CDS encoding AtzH-like domain-containing protein, which translates to MMDASNPATGTGDAGTAPAARTAETATGAAVPATRPTETAPGAAGAPPLPADLRAAFDAYERAIVANDLDALDAFFAPGPDTLRGDTAGLLIGHDAISGFRSLRGGVPPRDIAEIHYRPLSSATEGESTDGDAALLMSVSRFVGGGRGLQTQVWQRIDGRWLITAAHVTPRTPALDRTIWRSVGDPFLQGAWEGPLAGLTVAVKDLFAIAGFRIGAGNPTFLEGARPEKATAPAVADLLRGGASLRGIARTDEFAYSIAGDNAHYGTPPNGAVVGALPGGSSSGPASAVASGHADIGLATDTAGSIRVPASYQGLWGLRTTHDLVPRQGMLPLAQSFDTVGWLTRDGATLQKVADWCLSYDGSDSTENVYGASGADLPWRFLVPEEILDHVEPATRAAFSRLLAALAASDDPPPFRAVHTGDLDATFTAFRTVQGAEAWRNDGDWLRAHPGAVGPAVAERFEIASRITPEAEAGARADLEPLAEHLTELVGDAVLIFPTVPGPAPLRTADVEAVRAATLRMTAPAAVAGLPAVSVPLLTLPTSAGPAPVGVCLVSRAGTDIALVRLARRLAALVGAGVGTS; encoded by the coding sequence ATGATGGATGCCAGCAACCCGGCCACCGGAACCGGCGACGCCGGCACCGCGCCCGCCGCCCGGACGGCCGAGACCGCGACCGGAGCCGCCGTCCCGGCCACTCGCCCGACCGAGACCGCGCCCGGAGCCGCCGGCGCCCCGCCCCTCCCCGCCGACCTCCGTGCGGCCTTCGACGCGTACGAGCGCGCGATCGTCGCGAACGACCTCGACGCCCTCGACGCGTTCTTCGCGCCCGGCCCCGACACCCTCCGCGGTGATACGGCGGGGCTCCTGATCGGTCACGACGCGATCAGCGGTTTCCGCTCGCTTCGCGGCGGCGTCCCCCCTCGCGACATCGCCGAGATCCACTATCGGCCGCTCTCGTCCGCGACCGAGGGGGAGAGCACCGATGGCGACGCCGCCCTGCTGATGTCGGTCTCGCGCTTCGTCGGCGGTGGGCGCGGCCTGCAGACGCAGGTGTGGCAGCGGATCGACGGACGCTGGCTCATCACCGCCGCGCACGTCACCCCGCGTACCCCGGCGCTCGACCGTACGATCTGGCGCAGTGTCGGCGATCCGTTCTTGCAGGGCGCGTGGGAGGGGCCGCTGGCGGGGCTCACGGTCGCGGTCAAAGACCTCTTCGCGATCGCCGGGTTCCGCATCGGCGCCGGAAACCCGACCTTCCTCGAAGGGGCGCGCCCCGAGAAGGCCACGGCTCCCGCGGTCGCCGACCTGCTGCGGGGCGGTGCGTCGCTTCGCGGGATCGCCCGCACCGACGAGTTCGCCTACTCGATCGCCGGAGACAACGCGCACTACGGCACCCCGCCCAACGGCGCCGTCGTCGGCGCGCTCCCGGGGGGATCGTCGAGCGGACCGGCATCGGCGGTCGCCTCGGGACACGCCGACATCGGCCTCGCCACCGACACCGCGGGTTCCATCCGTGTGCCGGCGTCGTACCAGGGCCTGTGGGGTCTGCGCACGACCCACGACCTCGTTCCTCGCCAGGGCATGCTGCCGCTCGCGCAGTCCTTCGACACCGTCGGGTGGCTCACCCGCGACGGTGCGACGCTGCAAAAGGTGGCCGACTGGTGCCTCAGTTACGACGGCTCCGACTCGACCGAGAACGTCTACGGAGCTTCGGGTGCCGACCTGCCGTGGCGCTTCCTCGTGCCCGAAGAGATCCTCGACCACGTCGAACCCGCCACCCGCGCGGCGTTCTCGCGTCTGTTGGCCGCGCTCGCGGCATCCGATGATCCGCCCCCGTTCCGGGCCGTGCACACGGGCGATCTCGATGCCACGTTCACGGCGTTCCGCACGGTGCAGGGCGCCGAGGCGTGGCGCAACGACGGCGACTGGCTGCGCGCGCATCCCGGCGCCGTCGGCCCGGCCGTGGCCGAACGTTTCGAGATCGCGTCGCGCATCACACCCGAGGCGGAGGCGGGAGCCCGCGCCGACCTCGAGCCCCTCGCCGAGCACCTCACCGAGCTGGTCGGCGACGCCGTGCTGATCTTCCCCACGGTGCCGGGCCCCGCTCCGCTGCGGACGGCCGATGTCGAGGCCGTCCGCGCCGCGACGCTGCGTATGACGGCCCCGGCGGCGGTGGCGGGGCTGCCCGCCGTCTCGGTGCCGTTGCTGACGCTGCCGACATCGGCCGGTCCGGCGCCGGTCGGCGTGTGCCTGGTCTCGCGCGCCGGCACCGACATCGCCCTCGTTCGCCTCGCGCGTCGGCTCGCCGCCCTGGTGGGCGCGGGCGTGGGCACGTCGTGA
- a CDS encoding aspartate/glutamate racemase family protein — MRILLINPNTSRAMTEKIADAAREVAGPDVLIEAVCPATGADAIESHTDEIAAAAAVVEAIAADRDGHDPADAYVIACFGDPGLDAAREIVEAPVVGIAEAAMHLAAVSGRHFGVVTTLSRTLGRAEDLVARYGMERACVSLVATGIPVLDLEDTGSEAVTTIERYGARAAAAGADVIVLGCAGMADLCAELTARIGVPVVDGVAAAVGMASGMVRMGLRTSKRDEYARPPREPRPAGVSGGADGRERGAFRAPGRSVDAPVHGERPGMAAGGAAGSVRAPSPHAGDLAVFA; from the coding sequence GTGAGGATCCTGCTGATCAACCCCAACACCTCCCGGGCGATGACCGAGAAGATCGCCGACGCCGCCCGGGAGGTGGCGGGACCCGACGTGCTCATCGAGGCCGTGTGTCCCGCCACCGGAGCCGACGCGATCGAGAGCCACACCGACGAGATCGCGGCGGCGGCGGCCGTCGTCGAGGCGATCGCGGCCGATCGCGACGGCCACGACCCGGCCGACGCGTACGTCATCGCGTGCTTCGGCGACCCGGGCCTCGACGCGGCACGCGAGATCGTGGAGGCCCCGGTGGTCGGCATCGCCGAGGCGGCGATGCACCTGGCGGCGGTGTCGGGTCGGCATTTCGGGGTCGTGACCACACTCAGCCGCACGCTGGGCCGTGCCGAAGACCTCGTCGCCCGGTACGGCATGGAGCGCGCCTGCGTGTCACTGGTGGCGACCGGCATCCCGGTGCTCGACCTCGAGGACACGGGATCCGAGGCGGTCACGACCATCGAGCGGTACGGGGCGCGCGCCGCGGCCGCCGGCGCCGACGTCATCGTGCTCGGCTGCGCCGGCATGGCCGATCTCTGCGCCGAGCTCACGGCGCGAATCGGGGTGCCGGTCGTCGACGGGGTCGCGGCGGCTGTGGGCATGGCATCCGGGATGGTGCGCATGGGGCTTCGAACCAGCAAGCGCGACGAGTACGCGCGGCCGCCGCGGGAGCCCCGCCCCGCGGGGGTGTCGGGTGGCGCGGACGGCCGCGAACGGGGCGCGTTTCGTGCACCGGGGCGGTCGGTGGACGCCCCGGTGCACGGCGAGCGCCCCGGTATGGCGGCGGGCGGCGCGGCGGGGTCGGTCCGCGCCCCTTCTCCCCACGCGGGCGATCTGGCAGTTTTCGCATGA
- the allB gene encoding allantoinase AllB, with translation MSTRIAARRVYLDGAFSPATVVIDDGVITAVEPFDAAAATVLPGDAVLLPGLVDSHVHLDEPGRTEWEGFATGTAAAAAGGVTTVVDMPLNSLPVTTTPEALDAKRAAAAGKLAVDVAYWGGAVPENLGTLRTLSEAGVVGFKCFLSPSGIDEFGHLDTDQLERCLAELAEFDGLLIVHAEDPAHLHPDGALGSRYSDFEASRPPLSERAAIRRVIDAARRTGARAHIVHVSDGGALDDVRAAKAEGVRLTVETCPHYLTLEAEDVPDGAGAFKCCPPIRGGANRDLLWAGVIDGTIDAIVSDHSPSTVELKGNPDFGLAWGGIAGLQTGLSAVHTTARERGLAFESLLPLLTTGPARIAGLEGLGVIEPGAPAHLVAFAPDETFVVDATALEYRNPVTPWHGKTLTGVVRETWLRGESVYRRGAAVTEREGREILHTPAAVEA, from the coding sequence ATGAGCACACGGATCGCCGCCCGACGGGTCTACCTCGACGGCGCCTTCAGCCCCGCCACCGTCGTGATCGATGACGGCGTGATCACCGCCGTCGAGCCCTTCGACGCCGCTGCCGCCACCGTGCTGCCCGGCGACGCGGTGCTGCTGCCCGGGCTCGTCGACTCGCACGTGCATCTCGACGAACCGGGCCGCACCGAGTGGGAGGGATTCGCGACGGGCACCGCCGCCGCGGCGGCCGGTGGTGTCACGACGGTGGTCGACATGCCGCTGAACAGCCTGCCCGTCACCACCACCCCCGAGGCTTTGGATGCCAAGCGCGCGGCCGCGGCGGGAAAGCTCGCCGTCGACGTGGCGTACTGGGGCGGCGCCGTCCCCGAGAACCTCGGAACGCTGCGCACGCTCTCCGAGGCCGGCGTCGTCGGGTTCAAGTGCTTCCTGTCGCCGAGCGGCATCGACGAGTTCGGACACCTCGACACCGACCAGCTCGAGCGGTGCCTCGCCGAACTCGCCGAGTTCGACGGCCTGCTCATCGTGCACGCCGAAGACCCCGCGCACCTGCACCCCGATGGCGCACTCGGGTCCCGCTACAGCGACTTCGAGGCCAGTCGCCCCCCGCTCAGCGAACGGGCCGCGATCCGCCGGGTGATCGACGCCGCACGCCGCACGGGCGCCCGCGCGCACATCGTGCACGTCTCCGACGGCGGCGCGCTCGACGACGTGCGGGCGGCCAAGGCCGAGGGCGTGCGTCTCACGGTCGAGACGTGTCCGCACTACCTGACCCTCGAGGCCGAAGACGTGCCCGACGGTGCGGGGGCGTTCAAGTGCTGCCCGCCGATCCGCGGTGGCGCCAATCGCGACCTGCTGTGGGCGGGGGTCATCGACGGCACCATCGACGCGATCGTCAGCGACCATTCGCCGTCCACCGTCGAGCTGAAGGGCAATCCCGACTTCGGCCTCGCCTGGGGCGGCATCGCGGGGCTGCAGACCGGCCTGTCGGCCGTGCACACCACCGCCCGCGAGCGCGGGCTGGCCTTCGAGAGCCTCCTGCCGTTGCTCACGACGGGCCCCGCGCGCATCGCGGGCCTCGAGGGGCTCGGCGTCATCGAACCGGGAGCGCCGGCTCACCTCGTCGCCTTCGCTCCCGACGAGACCTTCGTGGTCGATGCCACGGCGCTGGAGTACCGCAACCCCGTGACGCCGTGGCACGGCAAGACCCTCACCGGCGTCGTACGCGAGACCTGGCTGCGCGGTGAGTCGGTGTACCGCCGCGGTGCTGCGGTGACCGAGCGTGAGGGCCGCGAGATCCTGCACACCCCCGCGGCGGTGGAGGCGTGA
- a CDS encoding acetamidase/formamidase family protein, protein MPGAASPVPILQPGVGAVPGDHYLRATPDTVLWGRLPCAGDTAVLEIASGASVTFDTVSHEGILDDQGKDPAAYFAAHGVPREQVLDDAVEIAASVSRDAMADGPHVVVGPVHVRDAHPGDLLKITVETLVPRVPYGVISNRHGKGALVGELPRGEHNVSVFAAVAERDGILHGTLPVVEGGDPVVAFPLAPFLGTMGVAVAGSDRPHSVPPGTHGGNIDINLLVEGTILYLPVQVEGALAYVGDPHFAQGDGEVALTALEASLRATLRFEVIPAVAARAAFGEVAGPLVRTPDYLVPTGMDPDLDAAMRACVRSSLALLRGRWGMDEHLGYAYLSAATDFDISQVVDIVSGVHARIREADFAGVPAVEPEPLASSPIPDGGTA, encoded by the coding sequence GTGCCCGGTGCCGCGTCGCCGGTCCCGATCCTCCAGCCCGGCGTCGGCGCCGTGCCCGGCGACCACTACCTTCGCGCCACCCCCGACACCGTCCTTTGGGGGCGCCTGCCGTGCGCGGGCGACACCGCCGTGCTCGAGATCGCGTCGGGTGCCAGCGTCACGTTCGACACCGTCAGTCACGAGGGCATCCTCGACGACCAGGGCAAAGACCCGGCCGCCTACTTCGCGGCACACGGTGTTCCGCGGGAGCAGGTGCTCGACGACGCCGTCGAGATCGCGGCATCCGTCTCGCGCGATGCGATGGCCGACGGACCCCACGTCGTCGTCGGTCCCGTGCACGTGCGCGATGCGCACCCCGGTGACCTGCTCAAGATCACCGTCGAGACGCTCGTTCCGCGGGTGCCCTACGGCGTCATCTCGAACCGGCACGGCAAGGGTGCGCTCGTGGGCGAGTTGCCGCGCGGCGAGCACAATGTCAGCGTCTTCGCCGCCGTCGCCGAACGCGACGGCATCCTGCACGGCACGCTCCCCGTCGTCGAGGGCGGCGACCCGGTCGTCGCGTTCCCCCTCGCGCCGTTCCTCGGAACGATGGGCGTCGCCGTCGCCGGTTCCGACCGACCCCACTCGGTGCCGCCGGGCACGCACGGTGGCAACATCGACATCAATCTCCTCGTCGAGGGGACGATCCTCTACCTCCCCGTGCAGGTCGAGGGGGCGCTCGCGTACGTCGGCGACCCGCACTTCGCGCAGGGCGACGGCGAGGTCGCGCTCACCGCGCTCGAAGCATCGCTGCGTGCCACGCTGCGCTTCGAGGTGATTCCCGCGGTCGCGGCCCGCGCAGCGTTCGGCGAGGTCGCAGGTCCCCTCGTGCGCACGCCCGACTACCTCGTGCCGACGGGGATGGATCCCGATCTCGATGCGGCCATGCGCGCCTGCGTGCGCTCGTCGCTCGCGCTCCTGCGCGGCCGCTGGGGCATGGACGAGCACCTGGGCTACGCCTACCTGAGCGCGGCGACCGACTTCGACATCTCGCAGGTGGTCGACATCGTCTCGGGCGTGCACGCGCGCATCCGCGAGGCCGACTTCGCGGGTGTCCCGGCCGTCGAGCCCGAGCCCCTGGCATCCAGCCCCATCCCCGACGGAGGCACCGCATGA